A stretch of Bordetella genomosp. 13 DNA encodes these proteins:
- the mraZ gene encoding division/cell wall cluster transcriptional repressor MraZ — protein sequence MFQGSSALTMDAKGRISIPTRHRDALTAQADGRLTLTRHPDGCLLVYPRPEWEKKREQIAAFPMSARSLQRLLLGNAQDVEIDGSGRVLVAPELRNAAGMTRDVMLLGMGTHFELWDAASLALREEADLAKGMPDVLNQFSF from the coding sequence GTGTTCCAGGGAAGCAGTGCGCTCACGATGGATGCCAAGGGACGGATTTCGATTCCGACCCGGCATCGTGACGCGCTTACTGCGCAGGCTGACGGCCGCCTGACGCTTACCCGTCATCCCGACGGCTGCCTGCTGGTGTATCCGCGGCCCGAGTGGGAGAAGAAGCGCGAACAGATCGCCGCTTTTCCCATGTCGGCCCGCTCGCTGCAGCGGCTGTTGTTGGGTAATGCCCAGGACGTGGAAATCGACGGCTCGGGCCGTGTCCTCGTCGCTCCTGAACTGCGCAACGCTGCCGGTATGACGCGCGATGTGATGCTGCTCGGCATGGGCACGCACTTCGAGCTGTGGGATGCCGCTTCCCTGGCGCTCCGAGAGGAGGCCGATCTGGCCAAGGGAATGCCGGACGTGTTGAACCAGTTTTCGTTCTGA
- the ftsL gene encoding cell division protein FtsL, which produces MARMSLIVAALLMLASVSLVTSRYQSRQLFIELGRQQAQARDLDTDWRRLQLERAELARNARVDRAAREELKMIPAVPDRTIYLNQAPIVQPAPAAGGAQ; this is translated from the coding sequence ATGGCGCGCATGAGTCTCATCGTGGCGGCCCTGCTGATGCTGGCCTCCGTATCGCTGGTGACCAGCCGCTATCAGTCGCGCCAGCTGTTCATCGAGCTGGGCCGCCAACAGGCGCAAGCCCGCGACCTGGATACCGACTGGCGCCGCCTGCAGCTCGAGCGCGCCGAACTGGCGCGCAATGCGCGCGTCGACCGCGCCGCCCGTGAAGAGTTGAAGATGATTCCCGCCGTGCCCGACCGCACGATCTATCTGAACCAGGCGCCCATCGTGCAGCCTGCCCCCGCGGCCGGGGGTGCGCAGTGA
- a CDS encoding peptidoglycan D,D-transpeptidase FtsI family protein — protein MKRVPFFDNPVLRGQLPMWRARLVLILLFGGFIVLAGRALFLQGLSTEFLQQQGERRYERTLTLSATRGKILDRNGVVLASSVPARAIWAIPEDARQADNAQLAALSNLLGTPLADLRRRLADEDRNFVYLKRQVPMEVAEKIKQLGLPGIHQQPESLRYYPEGEVTAHVVGFNNVEDKGQEGVELTFNELLSGRPGSRRVIKDRLGRVIEDVQAVTLPVDGRDLRLSIDTRVQYLLYKELQDAMQKHEARAATAVVLDVRTGEILAMASLPTFDPNHRETFQTSTLRNQAITDTFEPGSIMKPFTAALALDLGRITTSTQFDTGNGRFQYQGSTISDVSRNGMLDVAGVLRKSSNIGMTMISERLESREMWDRFTELGLGQAPQLGFPGAAPGRLRPWDRWRLIEKATMAYGYGLSVSLLQVARAYTVFARDGDMVSLTLVKRDSDPTSVRVYPPKVAQMVRGMLEGAAGPDGAKAAQVQGYRVAGKSGTARKIVDGKYSTQRYRSSFVGFAPVSDPKVVVAVSIDEPKVGGYYGGAIAAPVFSRVVGGTLRVMGVQPDAPFESTIVAGNNESARGASDGALLASGRPAGKRDIAR, from the coding sequence GTGAAACGCGTGCCGTTCTTCGACAATCCGGTGCTGCGCGGCCAGTTGCCCATGTGGCGCGCGCGCCTGGTGTTGATCCTGCTGTTCGGCGGATTCATCGTGCTGGCGGGCCGCGCCCTGTTCCTGCAAGGACTCTCCACCGAGTTCCTGCAGCAGCAGGGCGAGCGCCGCTACGAGCGCACGCTGACACTGTCGGCCACGCGCGGCAAGATCCTGGATCGCAACGGCGTGGTGCTGGCCTCCAGCGTGCCGGCGCGCGCCATCTGGGCCATCCCCGAAGACGCCCGCCAGGCCGACAATGCCCAGCTCGCGGCGTTGTCCAATCTGCTGGGCACGCCGTTGGCCGACCTGCGCCGCCGCCTGGCCGACGAGGACCGCAACTTCGTCTACCTGAAGCGCCAGGTGCCGATGGAGGTGGCCGAGAAGATCAAGCAACTGGGCCTGCCCGGCATCCATCAGCAGCCCGAATCGCTGCGCTACTACCCCGAAGGGGAAGTCACCGCCCACGTGGTGGGCTTCAACAACGTCGAGGACAAGGGCCAGGAAGGCGTCGAACTGACGTTCAACGAGCTGTTGTCGGGCCGCCCCGGCAGCCGCCGCGTCATCAAGGACCGCCTGGGTCGCGTGATCGAGGACGTGCAGGCGGTGACGCTGCCCGTCGACGGCCGCGACCTGCGGCTGTCGATCGACACCCGCGTGCAGTACCTGCTGTATAAAGAGCTGCAGGACGCCATGCAGAAGCACGAGGCGCGCGCGGCGACGGCGGTGGTGCTGGACGTGCGCACCGGCGAGATCCTGGCCATGGCCAGCCTGCCGACGTTCGATCCCAACCACCGCGAGACCTTCCAGACCTCGACGCTGCGCAACCAGGCGATCACCGACACGTTCGAGCCGGGTTCCATCATGAAGCCCTTCACCGCCGCACTGGCGCTGGATCTGGGCCGCATCACCACGAGCACCCAGTTCGACACCGGCAACGGCCGCTTCCAGTACCAGGGCAGCACCATCAGCGACGTCAGCCGCAACGGCATGCTCGACGTCGCCGGCGTGCTGCGCAAGTCGAGCAACATCGGCATGACCATGATCTCCGAGCGGCTCGAGTCGCGCGAGATGTGGGATCGCTTCACCGAACTGGGCCTGGGCCAGGCGCCGCAGCTGGGCTTTCCCGGCGCCGCGCCGGGCCGCCTGCGCCCGTGGGATCGCTGGCGTCTGATCGAGAAGGCCACCATGGCCTATGGCTATGGCCTGTCGGTGTCGTTGCTGCAGGTGGCGCGCGCCTATACCGTATTCGCCCGAGATGGCGACATGGTGTCGCTGACGCTGGTCAAGCGCGACAGCGATCCCACCAGCGTGCGCGTGTATCCGCCCAAGGTGGCGCAGATGGTGCGCGGCATGCTCGAGGGCGCCGCCGGCCCCGATGGCGCCAAGGCGGCGCAGGTGCAGGGTTATCGCGTTGCCGGCAAGAGCGGCACGGCGCGCAAGATCGTGGACGGCAAGTACAGCACGCAGCGCTATCGCAGCTCGTTCGTCGGCTTTGCGCCGGTGTCCGACCCCAAGGTGGTGGTGGCCGTATCCATCGACGAACCCAAGGTCGGCGGCTATTACGGCGGCGCGATCGCCGCGCCCGTTTTCTCGCGGGTGGTCGGCGGCACGCTGCGCGTGATGGGCGTGCAGCCGGATGCGCCGTTCGAGTCAACCATCGTGGCCGGCAACAACGAATCCGCGCGCGGCGCGTCCGACGGGGCGCTGCTGGCCTCGGGGCGCCCCGCGGGCAAGAGGGACATCGCACGATGA
- the rsmH gene encoding 16S rRNA (cytosine(1402)-N(4))-methyltransferase RsmH, which produces MNLEHRPVLLAPTVDALVLPGFGSKSVSRAAAEAGDAGSQLRVQRGVYVDGTFGRGGHSRELLGRLGAEARLVVFDKDPQAVAVARELAAADGRVTVVHGGFVTMAEELAGMGIEHIDGLMMDLGVSSPQLDDAGRGFSFMREGPLDMRMDTSRGPTAEEWLAHASVDEMREVIADYGEERFAFQVAKAIAARRAIRPLRTTLELAECVASAVRTREKGQHPATRTFQALRIYLNRELEELAGALASALDLLAPGGRLAVISFHSLEDRMVKQCIAAAARPAAAHPRLPLRESELPQPILKSLGRVLAEDDEVALNPRARSAVLRVAERTAEPLPPGGGAFVPEVPGAQARRPARRRTR; this is translated from the coding sequence ATGAACCTCGAGCATCGGCCCGTACTGCTGGCGCCGACGGTGGACGCGTTGGTGTTGCCGGGATTCGGCAGCAAGAGCGTCTCCCGGGCGGCGGCCGAGGCGGGCGATGCCGGATCGCAGCTGCGCGTGCAGCGCGGCGTCTATGTGGACGGCACGTTCGGCCGCGGCGGGCACAGCCGCGAACTGCTGGGCCGGCTGGGCGCCGAGGCGAGGCTGGTGGTGTTCGACAAGGACCCGCAGGCCGTCGCCGTGGCGCGCGAGCTGGCGGCGGCCGATGGCAGGGTAACGGTGGTCCATGGCGGTTTCGTCACCATGGCCGAGGAATTGGCAGGAATGGGCATCGAGCACATCGATGGCCTGATGATGGATCTGGGGGTGTCGTCGCCCCAGCTCGACGATGCCGGGCGCGGCTTCTCGTTCATGCGGGAGGGTCCGCTGGACATGCGGATGGATACCAGCCGCGGTCCGACGGCCGAGGAATGGCTGGCACATGCCAGTGTGGATGAAATGCGGGAGGTGATTGCAGATTATGGCGAAGAACGGTTTGCTTTTCAGGTTGCAAAGGCGATTGCTGCTCGCCGCGCAATACGGCCACTGCGCACCACGCTCGAACTTGCCGAGTGCGTCGCCAGCGCCGTGCGCACGCGCGAAAAGGGGCAGCATCCGGCCACACGCACCTTTCAGGCTCTACGGATTTACCTCAATCGGGAACTCGAGGAACTCGCTGGCGCCCTCGCGTCAGCTTTAGACCTGCTTGCCCCGGGGGGGAGGTTGGCCGTGATCAGTTTCCATTCGCTCGAAGACCGCATGGTCAAGCAGTGCATCGCGGCGGCCGCCCGGCCGGCCGCGGCGCACCCGCGCCTGCCCCTGCGCGAAAGCGAACTCCCCCAGCCCATCCTGAAGTCATTGGGCCGCGTGCTTGCCGAGGATGACGAGGTCGCGCTCAACCCGCGCGCCCGTTCCGCCGTGCTGCGCGTGGCCGAGCGCACCGCCGAGCCGCTGCCCCCGGGCGGCGGCGCGTTCGTTCCGGAAGTGCCCGGCGCGCAGGCGCGGCGGCCCGCCCGGCGGAGGACCCGCTGA